CAGGTTGATTTTGATTCTCAATATAGGTTTTAAGAGTTGAAATAGTTACACCACCACAGGAAGCAATAAAATACGAGCTGTTCCATAACACATCTTTAAAATAAAACTGATTTATATGTTCAGTAAATTCTTGCCTTAACCTTCTACTAGAAACACTTTTAAAATTATTAACAAACTTACTTAGCTCCATTGAAGGGTGGTATTGGAATAAGATATGTACATGATCTTCCTCTCCATTAATTTCTATTAAACGACATTCCCATTGGGCTAGTAAAGACTCAGCTATCTCATGAAGACGCGTAAGCATGATAGCTGTAAATATTTTCTTCCTATATTTTGTGGTAAGCACTAAATGAGCTTTTAAATCACTTACAGAACGACCCCTACTATAATAGTCATTTTTCATTTGACACTTTAAAATTTATTTGCTAACATCAGTGATAGCTATTATACACGCACTAACATCTAGTAAACAAGTAAATGCTCTTAAATTACCAGTACCGATGCTACCTTGAGACATCTCAAAAAGCCCAGTTAAACAACTGGCTAAGAGTGGCTCAATATTGGTATAATTGGCAACTAGGAGATCGCTTTACTTGGTGGGAAACTAATCGAAGTAACTATATTGTTCCTAGTGGTGATTGTTGTTATCTATCCTGCAGTTTGCCCCCTACG
This DNA window, taken from Gloeocapsa sp. PCC 73106, encodes the following:
- the tnpA gene encoding IS200/IS605 family transposase produces the protein MKNDYYSRGRSVSDLKAHLVLTTKYRKKIFTAIMLTRLHEIAESLLAQWECRLIEINGEEDHVHILFQYHPSMELSKFVNNFKSVSSRRLRQEFTEHINQFYFKDVLWNSSYFIASCGGVTISTLKTYIENQNQPE
- a CDS encoding helix-turn-helix domain-containing protein, whose product is MLLNYQYRCYLETSQKAQLNNWLRVAQYWYNWQLGDRFTWWETNRSNYIVPSGDCCYLSCSLPPT